The Toxotes jaculatrix isolate fToxJac2 chromosome 6, fToxJac2.pri, whole genome shotgun sequence genomic interval tgtgagctgacaCAGTACTAAAATTTGTTTGTTAGACTGAGTATCTGACAGGTGAATACACACCTTGATGGGATTCGACGTGGTAAAGGTATAAATacaaacctaaaaaaaatatcagataGACCCAAAGTAACCAacctcagctgctgtgtcactgagctctgtgctaTATTTAACAGCACATTCAATACTATTTCTGgtgtttttcatctttgctgtGTAAAAGCTTTGAGTGACTGTTCTGAGACAGCAGCAAATACATGAGGCGCACTGCACAGCTTCAAACACCCTGCTGATATTATTATCTTAAAACCGGCTGGAAATTTTAAAGAGCAGCGCAGCCCAGTAGATTGACACTTACTCAGTTTATTTATAAAATCAAATGGTGTAGACCTGGCTCAGTGAATTTCAAAATGCAGTGTGTAGGAAGAGATACAAAATAGTACAATAGTTAACCATCACTGACATTTCTATACAGGAAGATCAAGATAACAACATTCTCTACATTTGAGCAAGAatctttcaggaaaaaaatacaaaaaagaaaactccttTAGACAACACTACCTGATAAAGGGAGTGGGCGAGTTATGGCTCCCAGAGGGCTGTGCCCAAAGAAGAGCGGAGCGACCCAGTGAAACATACAGGTATAGCAGACAACACCACATCCCAATCTCTCAGGACATCTTTACACCGCGACAAGTAGTTAAAAGGCACCACACAATACAAGTCACAAAGAGATTTTGCCACAGATTTGTAATGCTGTAACCGACAAACTTTAAGGCGGATGTCATGTGCAAAAAACATCTTGAATGTGTGTCACACGTACTGCTCAGTGTCCTCTCCGGTGAAGTGTGCTTTGATTCTTTCCTTTACTGCTgacttctttaaaaaatatctgaaatgtGAAAGATTTAAAGAATGATTGCATTATCACTATGTTGCTTGGTATCACAGGCATATTCCAGGCTTCAGGTGTGGCAAGTGAAAAGGGAAAGAGTGCTGGAGGAGGCCGCATTGTGGATTTAGTTCCTGTAGCTTTTAcgtccctctccctccttgaGGAAGGTCCATATGAGGGTGTTGACGATATCAGGCTGGTCCTGCTGCAGCCAGTGACTGGCCCCAGAAATGATGTTGAGACGGAAATGGTTCCTGATGTAGAGGCGGCACGCCTCAGCCATTTCCTGCTCCAAAAACGTGTCGCGCTCaccccacagcagcagcaccggaGACCTGACATGGTTCGGACTCAGCGGGAGGGAgctacagagagaaagcagaaaagaacCTGAGCTGATCAAAAAAATGGCTGTATGAGAGATTTTAAAGGGAAATGTGCTCTGAGACTGAATTTACATTGAGATAcaattacttaaaaaaaaacttgacttctTAATTTTTCCTGTTGTAACGCAGCAAAATTTTTACTTTCCATCATGAATTTCATGTTGATTTATGTTCACTGGGTGCACTGGGAAAGGCTCCAGCCTCCAGCACTCTGGACAGGATgagtggatatatatatataaaatggaTGGGtagatgctgctgtgtgtttacctATTTTTGTGTCCCTAGGGTTTAGGTGCCGTATGCGCTTGTGGAGAAACTAATTGGGCATGGGTCAGCGATATTTCTTTTACGTAAGCATATAAAAGCTATTCTGAGATAACTCATTGCTTGAGAAGGGAGCAGATGGCAGGTTCAGCCATGCATGTACAGTTCACATGTCAGAAATGCATGCACTGAGATCTCCTGTGATCTGATTTGTGCTCATCACAAGAATGAAGTtgcatgtaaatataaataactgACAGTGTTGCTGCCTTAGCTCTCTGCTCCTTCAGAGCTCTGACAGTAGATGGAGCAAATCAATTTCTATtaaattgtgtgtttatgtgccgAATGCTCAGTATATAACATAAATTATCTGAAAAGTAAACATGGCATACAAATAAAGTGATTTTGTTATCACATTCTACATTAACTGACCAAGACTAAACACTGATACTGACTAAAAGTATCTAAAAGTACTGCGGTAGCAGTGAAATCATCTCCTATGGCAACAGCATGCCCCTGCCAACAACACTTCATGTTCTTATGACTGGGATTACTGCACTGTTCAGCATCAGTTATCTTTTGGTTAGTGAACTATTAGTCAACTTTTCCCCACCTGAAGACATTCCTGTAATAATTGAGGGCTCCAGTCAGAGCTCCGGGCTGTGAGAGTGCATACAGATAGGCCTCCAAGTCCTCCGCAGTAAGCCACCGGCCTTTCCTTCCAATCCCTGTGCTGCGGCTGGTGAACAAGGCCTTCAGAGCCTACAGCGGAGACAGCAGCAAACTGGGGTGAATTTATGTGACTGGTACAATCTGATCCAGCAAACGTTTACTGAAGGACGCCCATGTCATTGTAATATGAGTTAGAAAAGGTACTTCAGTGGTGAAATCAGCTCTCGTGACCTTCAGTCACAGCTTTGACTCTCTGGCTTACTGCTGGCTCAACAACAATAAATGCTGTGCTTCTACTTCTGAAAAGTCCTGCACAGGCATAGGGGAGCATTATGTAATCTTACATTTAATTAGCGTGTGCCTAATATACTGGTGAACACTTCCAACAGTAGCTTGCAAAGCTTGATTACAAGTTGGAATCATTTAGATTCAATGGAATGTAAGAAGCAGTTCAACACTTTGGAAAATGtgctaattcttttttttttgctgtgttagatgagaagattgatccCATTCTCACATAGGATCAATATGAAGCTAAAGTCAAGAGgcagctagcttagcttagcttagcttagcatagcataaAGACCTGAAACAGATGTGAAAACTACAAGATAGTTTTATCTTTtcgttttatttattcatcagatTTAAATTTCTACTAAAATCACTAAACCTAACCATAGCTTAGCTTattttagcttagcttaacttaaatatcacaaaaaatgtgttaaactaAATTTTGATACGAGCAATATTGTAAAGCTGACATCAAAATTTCAACATTACTACCTAATGTTTAAGAAAAGAAGTTAGAGTTCAAAGAAAAATGTCCTTCACGAGCTCAGCgtgtgatctgtctgtgatgatgatgataatctACAATCGCACGTTTCCCACAGGATTAGCTGCTCATGTTGTTTACAATGAATAACCTCTGTCAGAGCAGACTGATACAACTACAGCTAAAAATAGACTGATACTGTAATGACATGCAACACACACCAATGCACATGCATATAaatacgcacacatgcacacacatcacacacaaacacacacaacctcgACCTTGAAACCGCTTGAGCCCTCACATAACACACCACCTTGAAATCATTGATGGAGAGCATGAGCTCCGGGAAGCGGGGCagctggaagaaaaagaaatgactggACTTCAGCAACTGGCTCGGGTGACGCAGAGCGTAAtctgggagagaggagaggagaggaggagaggaggggtgaggagaggggaggagaggagagaggagagaggaggagaggagaggagaggaggagtgaagagaggagaggtgaggagaggagagaagaggagaggaggagtgaagagaggagaggagaggaggggtgaggagaggggaggagaggagagaggagagaggaggagaggagaggaggagtgaagagaggagaggtgaggagaggagaggagaggagaggagagagaagttCAGTTGTTGGGTTGTAATTAAAGCCCAGGCTGTGCACACTGTGAGGTTGTAGACGTGATAACTCTGTGACTCTTCTCTGTCTGCACCAGTTAAACCAGCTGTTCCAGCTTCACATTAGCCTCCTGTAATTAGCTTCTCATCATCTTCCCCTTAAGGCAGAAGCGGATTTGCCAGATGGATGCAAACATGGAACGGAAGTAATAATACTTCCTAATTAACGGTAATAATTGCTGTAATACTCCAGGAGCCAAACCAGAGACTCTAATTAGAATGAAGAAAATTGGTTTTCTTTCACAGTATAAAGAATAATGTCTGAGGATTTGTCTGTTTGCTCACGGTGAAATCATACCTGTGAACACAGAAGGATGGGGACAGTTCAGCACGATGAGTTTGGTCACCATCTCAGGGTAGTGAATGGCAAACAGCCACGCTATGGTCCCACCCCAGTCATGGCCCACCAAGCAGCATCTGTTGTATCCTTGGAAGAAAAGCAAACGCACATTGGACAGTTTTTGTAGCAGAAGACAGCACTGACATTGATAACAGGAGCCtctggatgatgatgatgctgcttTGCTGTTTATGAATATACATGTCAGTGCTTAAAATCAATACTGTTCTCACTTCATGATCACTGGCTCCCTCCTTCAGATGCATTACATGACAAACAGCCAAATGCAGATCAAGGTCAGGACATTTGTCTGAGGGATTCTGATCACATTACTGATGCAGTCCCTACTAACTAATCCCCTTACCTATGCTAACACCATTAACACCCACTGCTATGAATCATCCCAGCAAACCTCATCCCAACATAGACATCACATTAGCTTCAGCAGGGATTGTCATACAGCTGAGTCTTGTCTCTGCTGTGCGTGGTTACAGGCCAAACCTCTGGCTGGTGTAGCGCCATTGAAATTGTGTTGCCCGTATTGACGAATACACAAAGAATTATGGATCAACACAATTACCATCAGCTCTACAGAACAATTAGTGTCTTTCAGTTCACCGTTGGTTTTCCAGCTTCATCTTCAGTCTCAGCActctcattaaaaatgtttagatGCAACAGGCAGCTGTTCTCAGTGAGAAAGCTCTGACAAACAGTCTGTGCACCAACGATAGATCAAGTTAGCATCTATGTGTGATAatatgtgtttacagcttgttctgctgcccccaggTGGTCAAGAAAATtgttctgctgctttaaaaCGGCTTATACCTGAGGACGATCGCAGACAAGATGCTGCTGTTAATGGATAATTCCAGTTTCTTTTCGTTGTACAGAAAGAAACATGCGAGGTCAGATGATTATACAGGTTGTGAAAAAGCCAAATGTTTATCCAGGTTAAACTGAATGAGAGCAGATGCTGACTGCACacacctttgttttctctctctctctgtgatcgTCTGACCACTCAGGTTTCTTCATTTTAGCCACTTTAGCCTCAGTGCTCCCAGATTTACACCTACAGTAAAAGGCTGTTACTGCCAGCTGGACAGATGGTCAAAACTATAACCATCACTCTCCTTTAATCCTGTGAGGACAATATCAGAGTGTCACAACTCCTCAAAGACTACACAGGAAAATCAAGACTTGGGTTTCTTGTAATTAGCACTAAAACAGCAAGTTTAACACACATGAATATGAAGTGGCAGGTGTGAaggaggagacacagaaagagctcGCAGACACCATCGACTGTACGTGGAGTCTTTAAAGAATCTTCCCTCCCACACGTCATTCAGTGCAGAGACGGGTTATCACAGCGTGTAACCGCTGCTGAAGCCACAGAAAAACGGGGATATGTTGCTAAGTAAAATAGCAAAGGCTGTCATTGTGACCGGATAATCTTCAGTGGATGCTGGTGTGTGCAGACAGCTTCGGGCTAGCTTCCTGCTCGTGTTAGCATGCAGTCAGCAGGCCGTGGGCTCTGTATCTGCACAATGTCCCATGTTCAGTGAGAATGAGTCACAGGAAGTTTGTCATGCCATGCTGCAGGCCTGAGGGCTGTCCGCAGCTTAAGACTGATAAACAAGTTATTTTTGACTAAAGACACTGTCAAAACAGTGTCCACCCTGTGGACTTATTttagataacacacacacacacacacagttctcccCTGTTCTCTCACCTAAGTACTCCACGATGTCCTTGACATCAGTAACCAGGTACTCGAAGCGGTAACTTTCAGTAGAGAGCGGTAAGTCGGACTCCCCATAGCCCCGCATGTCGATGGCCACCACACGGAATTCGCTCTTGAACTCGCGAAGCTGGTAGCGCCAGGAGAACCTgaggcacacaaacagatgcatgATGCATTTTCTCAATTTCACACTTACAGAGACAGTCCTCTACTATCCTTTAAAAGGAGCACCCCAGAGATTTAGTATCACACTACCAGAAATTTGAGTAAAGGttttaaatccaaatttaaATAGAAGAATTATCAAAGCTGATGTAGCAGAAGATAGATCTCTGAGTTATGAGATAGTTCCCTTTATTTCCCCTtcaaacactcacactgtaCAAATTCACAAACTCTTTTTAAAGCCAGCACTCAGCTTTGTCTCCAGCTGAGTGAAGGTCACCTCAGTATAACAGAAGCTGTTCTAAATTCTAATCCGTCCACTGATCATGAGGACTGGGATGACTTCCTAATTGAAGATCTTGTCTGCTGTAGAGGCTCCTCATCAGGCCTgaaaccctcctcctccttctcctcctcctcctcctcctccttctcctcctcctcctcctcattcctgGCTGTGATTCTGATGAGTCAGGATAACATCCCAGCAGTGAACCCTCAGATCTTAGAATATAGATGAGGTTTAAAGCAAAGTAAGCTCCTCAGACCCCTCCGCCCTCCCTGtgactgacgcacacacacacacacacacacacacacacacacacacacacacacacacacacacacacacacacacacacacacacacacttccttctCATTTCTGAAAGGGAATTAGCACATTTTAAGAAAGTGTTAAGAGTTCTTTCCAACCATTTCACTCTCAGCACAGTTCATTATTCCTGTGAAAAATAAAGCGAGTGAAGCAGACAGAGCTCCCCTCTACCATTAATTAATCCCTGTCCTGCCTGCAGCTTAGATAGTATGTTAGAGATATGGACAGGCTTACAGCTCTTGACAACCTCTTTGGCCCCAATCCAGGCGCAACGCTCAAcaccatttttcatttcatatcagGAGGAAGAGATCTTGAATGCTTTGGACCCCATTCCCCCGACGGCAAATCGTGTCTGTGCATGAGGACTCCTCGCTGCTGTGGACAGTACAGCTGAAACACTGGAGCCCAGGGGAAATGTTAGAGAGGTGACCGATGCAACAAACACCCAGCAACTGAACAAAGCACAGTCTtaatgtgtggctgctgctgctgaatgcaTTGGAGCTGTTACCgtaactgcccccccccccccccccccgattgCCCTTTGACCTACCAGAACTCAGGGAAGCCGTGTAAAAACAGCATGAGTGGCTTTCCTCTCTCGCCAGCAGCAACATAGTGAAACCTAAGGCCGGACTCCTGGGTGGGAAGAAGACACAGGCATTAACACGAACATCAAGCTGACAGTCTCATCCAAAGCCACTTAGTGGACACAATAATTTAAACCATCTATTACTGAGTGTGGACACATGAAAAATAAGTGGACAACAATGTGATTATCAGGAAAACAAGACATACAGagcttattttctgttcagtcaACTCAGAAATGAGAATCTGTAgatcacaaacaaacaataccAAGTATCCTGGACCTCTCTGTGCAATATGTGAATctgttatatattatatgtaAGAGTTCCACAAAACCTAATCTGGCACACATCTAAAAATACTCTGATTTGAATAATAATCTTTACACAAATTTCCCAGAGTGTGTGCACTTGTTGTGTTACACATTGCGTACATTACACATGTTTTCCAAACTATCTGCTGTGTCACAAAAATCACACTTGTGGGTAAATGTCTCAAACTGAGATTTGAATAGAGCACATCaacaaaagaaagtaaaaacaacCTTCAACAGTCGAACTCACACATTCAAGCAGCTTCATCCCAGTGAAGTGACACTAAGACATTTTGGAGTGGAGGACGCTTTAAGCTCCTGTTTCTATCTGTGTCCACAGTGGTTCATTCTCAACAAGGACAGTGTCTAATGTGGCTTTTCATGctggtgctgtgctgtgatgtgtctTCCACTGCATatgaaactgatgaaaacagCAGGGTCAGAGCGTATTTATGGAGTAAGGAGGCAGGTTATTGATGAAGTTGCGGTGTACTGGTGTGGCCTGTCGTTCTCTGGGTTCGTTGTGTACCAGCGATGTCGTTTTGGTTTGGAGATCCTGTTGGTCAGTTTTATCTCACATGTGttacgtctgtctgtctgtaacagcGTGTCACTGTCCactgtgttggacagtgttGGAGACTCAGGCTGTGCAGCAACACAATGCTGCCGACATGTTAATGCATCAATGATCATAATccaatattataatattataaggGACAATTCTGCTGCATTACTTTTGCTACTTTAAGTACATGTCGCTGCTCCTGCTGTGCTTTGGTTTCAGACCTTACAGTTCAGGCAGTGCTGCAGTATCACTGCACTGTTTTACTAAGTAAGTAAAGTGGACGGATCTTCCGCCCCTGACCGTACACGCTTTGGTTTAGGCTTTTGTGACAGACAAGCCTTGGTGTTTAATTACATAACGGTGAGCACAGGTCGGTAGTTGGAGGCGGGCATCCCGCCGCTCGCATCCCGCCGGCGGAGACGTGAGGCGGAGGAGCTGTCCTTTCAGCACCACCTGAGCAGCGAACACGTCTCCGAAAACAAACAGGCCTGTTTGGATTCTCACGACGCCACAGCGCACAAAGGTGTAGCAATCTACATCTCAGCatccgacacacacacacacacacacacacacacacacacacacacacacacacacacacacacacacacacacacacaatgggctGTTTCCCTCACAGGACCAGACACCTTTCATGTccaagtgcatgtgtgtgtgcgtgtgtgtgtgtgtgtcttaccttTATCCTAACGTAACAGTGGGTTCCCAAGGACGTGTCATTCAGACAAGCCGGGGGAGTTTCACGAATCACCCATTGGAAGGTTGTTGTCGGCCGTAAGATGATGTTCCACCAAAGTTTCAGCAGCGCTACGATGGTGCAAAGAGCACAATAACCGTATATCAGTGCCCAGTACCCCAAAACTCTGACGTTCTGCGCAAGTCTGATTAGAAATAATAGCAAGTTGTGCAGCACTCTCGCCATCTTTACATTGCCGCAGGAAATCGATC includes:
- the ephx4 gene encoding epoxide hydrolase 4 translates to MARVLHNLLLFLIRLAQNVRVLGYWALIYGYCALCTIVALLKLWWNIILRPTTTFQWVIRETPPACLNDTSLGTHCYVRIKESGLRFHYVAAGERGKPLMLFLHGFPEFWFSWRYQLREFKSEFRVVAIDMRGYGESDLPLSTESYRFEYLVTDVKDIVEYLGYNRCCLVGHDWGGTIAWLFAIHYPEMVTKLIVLNCPHPSVFTDYALRHPSQLLKSSHFFFFQLPRFPELMLSINDFKALKALFTSRSTGIGRKGRWLTAEDLEAYLYALSQPGALTGALNYYRNVFSSLPLSPNHVRSPVLLLWGERDTFLEQEMAEACRLYIRNHFRLNIISGASHWLQQDQPDIVNTLIWTFLKEGEGRKSYRN